One segment of Elusimicrobiota bacterium DNA contains the following:
- a CDS encoding NADH-quinone oxidoreductase subunit J, which translates to MSHWLVPFAGAAAVACAALMLAQRSLYAAAICFLAVVLQAGVLLYASGARLLAMLLLLIYAGAVAVLIVVSIQASGGDRQADSLRSPWSRLGLPWPLLGAGLLLPVLDLVLLGARAVGAPDSGTAGDLVLGQALFGPYAVAAEAVALLMLFAALAVIKSPEEKG; encoded by the coding sequence ATGAGTCATTGGCTCGTGCCGTTCGCCGGGGCGGCCGCGGTCGCCTGCGCTGCGCTGATGCTGGCGCAGCGATCCCTCTACGCCGCCGCCATCTGCTTCCTGGCCGTGGTGCTCCAGGCCGGCGTCCTGCTCTACGCCTCGGGCGCGAGACTGCTGGCCATGCTCCTGCTGCTCATCTACGCCGGGGCCGTCGCGGTCCTCATCGTGGTCTCGATCCAGGCCAGCGGCGGTGATCGGCAGGCAGACTCGCTTCGCAGCCCCTGGAGCCGGCTGGGACTGCCCTGGCCATTGCTCGGGGCGGGCTTGCTTCTGCCGGTGCTCGACCTCGTTCTGCTCGGCGCCCGGGCCGTGGGCGCGCCCGACTCCGGCACGGCCGGCGACCTGGTGCTGGGCCAGGCCCTGTTCGGGCCCTATGCCGTGGCCGCCGAGGCCGTGGCGCTGCTGATGCTTTTCGCGGCCCTGGCCGTGATCAAGAGCCCGGAGGAGAAGGGATGA
- the nuoK gene encoding NADH-quinone oxidoreductase subunit NuoK — protein MSAAVWAVSGSLFLLGLATVVLRRQLLAMFLGLELMIVAAVLALGCEAGRAGLTEGLVAALLALAVAAAEAVVGLTLVLRVHWSGRRTEADALEELRG, from the coding sequence ATGAGCGCGGCGGTCTGGGCCGTGAGCGGCAGCCTGTTCCTGCTGGGCTTGGCCACGGTGGTGCTGCGCCGGCAGCTGCTGGCGATGTTCCTGGGCCTCGAACTCATGATCGTGGCCGCGGTCTTGGCCCTGGGCTGCGAGGCCGGGCGCGCCGGGCTGACCGAAGGGCTGGTGGCGGCGCTGCTGGCGCTGGCCGTGGCCGCGGCCGAGGCCGTGGTCGGCCTGACCTTGGTGCTGCGGGTCCATTGGTCGGGACGCCGGACCGAGGCCGATGCCCTGGAGGAACTCCGGGGATGA